In Balearica regulorum gibbericeps isolate bBalReg1 chromosome 2, bBalReg1.pri, whole genome shotgun sequence, one DNA window encodes the following:
- the ADTRP gene encoding androgen-dependent TFPI-regulating protein isoform X1, translating into MEISTLTTYHCLAFVWYFFVAYSITHVRTEERPSEVFLYGGQWKYLTVLNLVLQAVFYGVSFLADVLRLIKKLRCAKCVISSRDLLFSVLAFPVSTFVSISFWTLYTYNRELVYPKSLDGVIPLWLNHAMHTAVLPFAVLEILATPHRYPAKKKGLILLGFVAFLYISWVLWIYSVTGEWVYPLFALFSPAGLVAFFAGSLAIIVSFYNFGEFLNRMIWGDSIVVLDYRRKGK; encoded by the exons ATGGAAATCTCTACTCTCACAACGTACCATTGCCTTGCTTTTGTCTGGTATTTTTTCGTCGCCTATTCAATCACGCACGTAAGAACAGAAGAGCGGCCATCTGAAGTGTTCCTTTATGGTGGGCAGTGGAAATATTTGACAGTCCTCAATCTG GTTTTGCAGGCTGTCTTCTATGGGGTGTCCTTCCTGGCTGATGTGTTGAGACTAATTAAGAAACTGCGATGTGCTAAGTGCGTAATTTCCAGCAGAGACCTTCTTTTCAGTGTCCTGGCTTTCCCAGTGTCCACA tttgtgtcTATATCCTTTTGGACACTGTATACCTACAACCGAGAGCTGGTTTACCCCAAAAGCCTTGATGGAGTCATCCCGCTCTGGTTAAATCACGCTATG CACACGGCTGTGTTGCCATTTGCTGTCCTGGAAATCCTTGCCACGCCGCACCGTTACCCAGCGAAAAAGAAGGGATTGATCCTATTAGGATTTGTCGCTTTTCTGTATATCAGTTG GGTCCTGTGGATTTATTCTGTAACGGGAGAGTGGGTGTATCCTCTCTTCGCTTTGTTCAGCCCAGCTGGGCTAGTAGCCTTTTTTGCCGGTAGCCTTGCCATCATCGTCTCTTTCTACAACTTCGGGGAGTTCCTCAACCGTATGATATGGG GAGATTCGATAGTAGTACTGGACTACAGGCGGAAAGGCAAGTGA
- the ADTRP gene encoding androgen-dependent TFPI-regulating protein isoform X2 yields MEISTLTTYHCLAFVWYFFVAYSITHVRTEERPSEVFLYGGQWKYLTVLNLFVSISFWTLYTYNRELVYPKSLDGVIPLWLNHAMHTAVLPFAVLEILATPHRYPAKKKGLILLGFVAFLYISWVLWIYSVTGEWVYPLFALFSPAGLVAFFAGSLAIIVSFYNFGEFLNRMIWGDSIVVLDYRRKGK; encoded by the exons ATGGAAATCTCTACTCTCACAACGTACCATTGCCTTGCTTTTGTCTGGTATTTTTTCGTCGCCTATTCAATCACGCACGTAAGAACAGAAGAGCGGCCATCTGAAGTGTTCCTTTATGGTGGGCAGTGGAAATATTTGACAGTCCTCAATCTG tttgtgtcTATATCCTTTTGGACACTGTATACCTACAACCGAGAGCTGGTTTACCCCAAAAGCCTTGATGGAGTCATCCCGCTCTGGTTAAATCACGCTATG CACACGGCTGTGTTGCCATTTGCTGTCCTGGAAATCCTTGCCACGCCGCACCGTTACCCAGCGAAAAAGAAGGGATTGATCCTATTAGGATTTGTCGCTTTTCTGTATATCAGTTG GGTCCTGTGGATTTATTCTGTAACGGGAGAGTGGGTGTATCCTCTCTTCGCTTTGTTCAGCCCAGCTGGGCTAGTAGCCTTTTTTGCCGGTAGCCTTGCCATCATCGTCTCTTTCTACAACTTCGGGGAGTTCCTCAACCGTATGATATGGG GAGATTCGATAGTAGTACTGGACTACAGGCGGAAAGGCAAGTGA